Proteins co-encoded in one Candidatus Binataceae bacterium genomic window:
- a CDS encoding sterol desaturase family protein produces the protein MAAWELLAPRRRPSVGRARRWPSNLGIAALNVAIVRVLIPVAAVDIAGLGELQNWGLFNNLAPAFDEYLPWAAIVPSVILLDLAIYLQHVMFHAVPALWRLHRMHHADLDFDVSTGLRFHPGEILISAVIKLAAVVSIGAPPQAVLAFEVVLNATSMFNHSNVRLPAGTDRVLRLFMVTPDMHRVHHSVVRAETNSNFGFNLSWWDRWLGTYRAQPAAGHLGMTIGLEQFRDPADLRLDRMLLQPWRGAAGAYPIGGQ, from the coding sequence ATGGCGGCGTGGGAGCTGCTCGCGCCGCGCCGGCGGCCGAGCGTCGGGCGGGCGCGGCGCTGGCCCTCCAACCTTGGTATCGCAGCGCTCAACGTTGCTATCGTGCGCGTGCTGATTCCGGTCGCCGCGGTCGATATTGCCGGCTTGGGCGAGCTCCAGAACTGGGGGCTATTCAACAATCTGGCGCCCGCTTTCGACGAGTACCTGCCGTGGGCCGCAATCGTCCCCTCGGTGATCCTGCTCGACCTCGCGATCTATCTCCAGCACGTGATGTTCCATGCGGTGCCCGCGCTTTGGCGGCTCCATCGGATGCATCACGCCGACCTCGACTTCGACGTCAGCACCGGCCTGCGCTTCCATCCGGGCGAGATCCTCATTTCGGCGGTGATCAAGCTCGCCGCGGTGGTCTCGATCGGCGCGCCGCCCCAGGCAGTGCTCGCCTTCGAAGTCGTGCTCAATGCGACCTCGATGTTCAACCATTCCAACGTGCGGCTTCCGGCGGGCACCGACCGTGTCCTGCGCCTGTTCATGGTCACGCCCGACATGCACCGCGTGCATCATTCCGTCGTGCGCGCCGAGACCAATAGCAACTTCGGGTTCAACCTCTCATGGTGGGATCGCTGGCTGGGGACGTATCGCGCCCAGCCCGCCGCCGGCCATCTCGGGATGACGATCGGGTTGGAGCAGTTCCGCGATCCGGCTGACTTGCGGCTCGACCGGATGCTGCTCCAGCCGTGGCGCGGCGCGGCGGGCGCCTATCCGATCGGCGGCCAATAG